The following DNA comes from Chitinophaga nivalis.
ATGACGGTACTTATCCGGTAACGGTAACGGGCACACTGAATATTCATGGTGTAGATAAAAACTATACGGAAAAAGGTACCCTGGTCGTGAAAGGAAATACATTAAATGTCAATGCGACATTTAATGTGCGCGTAGCCGACCACCGCATCAAAATACCCTCACTGGTAGTGAAAAATGTGGCAGAAGTAGTCGCCATCACGGTGCAAGCTGCCTATGAAATTGTAAACAAATAACTCGATCTCCCATGAAACGATCCTTCCTCCTGATATATAGCATTGCCATGGCCACTTACTGCCAGGCACAGAACGACATGAGCAAACTGTTCGACAGCACAGGTACGCCCCGTACCTATGTAAAGGATACTTATAAGTCCACCCGTATTGTCATGGGACAATCCACCGAAATGTTGCGGGCACACGAGCTGGACTTCCGTGTGACCCACCGTTTCGGAGATGCCGCCGGTGAATTTGGTGGTAGCAAAACCTTCTTTGGCGTCGATAATGCCGCCGATATCCGCATCGCCTTTGAATATGGTATTACCGATAACCTGATGGTAGGTGTGAGCCGGAGTAAAGGTAGCGGTGATCTGGAGCAACTCTATGAAGGCCTCGTGAAATACCGGCTGCTGCAGCAATCTACCGACAACAGCATTCCCGTGTCCCTGGCATTTTTTGGTAATGCCGTCATCAGTGGGATGACTAGTGCGAAGGAAGTAACATCCGCGAGCTATTTTGGCAGTACTACCGACCGTATGAGTTATGTAGCCCAGGCGATTGTATCCCGTAAATTCGGCCGCCGCCTGTCGCTTACGCTGTTGCCTACCTACATACACCGTAATCGGGTAGCCTTCAACGATATGAATAATATATTCGCACTGGGAGCGGCCGGGCGGCTGAAATTATCCAAACGTATCGGCATCCTGGCTGAATATTACTATCCGTTTCGGTCCAATGCTTCCAGTGATTATGCCAAATCCTCCCGCAGCACTACCTATTACCAGCCGCTGGGGATAGGACTGGAAATAGAAACCGGCGGACACGTATTTCACGTAACCTTTACCAACTCTACAGCGATCCTGGAAAATCAGTTTATTTCCGAAACCACCACTTCCTGGCTACAAGGACAGTTCCGCTGGGGTTTCAATATTTCCCGTAGATTTACACTCTTCGGGAAAAAAGATTGGAAAAAATAAGATGCCGCATAAAGGAACGTTCCTGGCTGGCTGCGATCGCCGCCCGTAAAATGGGCGTGAAGCAGATAGCCATGGTGGTGGGAAGTACCATTCATCTGCATGGTAGCTCCCGCCATATTTTTATGGCAGATACTTACTGGGTACGACATGAGGTGTGCCATATCAAACAATACCGGGAACATGGCATGATAAAGTTTCTTTGGTTGTATCTGACGGAATACTTCCGCCGGGGATATTATATGAATCGCTTTGAGGTCGCAGCGAGGACAGCAGAAGCAGATCCATACATACTCGACGATATCGAAATAGTTTAAAGAATCGTTAAAGTGTACCCAATAACATATTTTTTACAACCACTGGCTTTATTTTCCTTATTTTTACGTTAAAGGTTGATTATATGGTTAAGAAGGTAACTGAGGGCATCACCATTAGCGTGGAAACATTCTACCAGCCGGATTATTCAAATCCTATTGGAAGCGAATTTATGTTTGCTTACCGTATAACCATTGAGAATAATAACACTTTCCCCATCAAATTACTCCGTCGTCACTGGTATATTATTGATTCTAACGGTACCCACCGCGAGGTGGAAGGTGAAGGCGTTGTAGGAGTTCAGCCATTACTGGCTCCCGGCGAAACGTACCAGTATGTCTCGGGATCGAATCTTCGCACCGAAATAGGCAAAATGTACGGTACTTATCAAATGGAGAACCAGCTGGATAAGAAACTACTGGAAGTAAAGATCCCGGAATTTCAAATGGTGGTGCCATTTAAGCTTAATTAAGCTGTAACATAGCTAGCGTATTAAAAAACGCATTTTCGGGAAGAGTAACAACTTTCATCTTCCCGGAAATGCGTTATTTTTTTAGTAGCAATCCTGACTGCGCTATTTGGGTCTGTACTTCGATGCCTTGAAGATATCCAACAGATTTTTGGATTCCATGAGTTGTTGCAAAGACACTTCCGGATGTGCTTCCATGTATTTTTTGATGATCTGCCAGCCCACAAAGTTGGCTATTTTACCAGGAGCGCCTTCCGGCATCCCCTGTGTAGAAGGACCATCTCCGATAAAATGATTGATCTGTTGCCAGTCTGTTGAATACAACAGGTTGTTTTGTACAAAGAACTGCCAGATCATCTGTTCATTATCATGACACCACTGCAGTTGTTCTTTCGTATAGCCGAGTTTGATAGTATCCGGTGTAGCCGGTAATACTTTATCGAGGAAATACTGTTGTTTGCCGGCTTCTATCATGATCTCCAGCAAACCACCGCTGTTGCGGGCAGGTGGATACAGTTGCTGCTGCAGTACCTGCATACAGTTGGTAGCAATATAGGCAGGAGCAAAACGGTGAATCATATAATCCGGATAATCCGGGATCTGTGCATAAGGCGGGAAATTCTCTCCCATGTACATATCCAGCCCGATACCGAGGATAGAATCCACTGTGATGGCACCATAATTGGCAATACCAGAGATAAACGTGACCACTTTAGGTGGATGGAAAGCCGGAATATAGTATTTGATATAGCGGAAACATTGCGCCAGTTGCTCTTTGAGTGCCGTTGCATCGCCGTATTGCTGCTGAACGGCTTTTTCCAGCTGCCGGAAATCGGCCGTTGTGAGGAACAACCGTAGCTGCTGGTGTATGGCCGCACTGCTGTCGGAATAGGCGCCCAGATTCAGGATGTCTGTAACATACAACGGCAGAAACACGGGGTAATCGGCGTGCAGCCGCTGCAGGCCTGGTTGTATTTGATTGGTGTCGATGGTAAACAAAGCGGAATCAAACCGCGAGATGTTTACCGTCATAGGAATATGGCTTACATCCGGGGCTTTCTGGCCGGAATGGCAGGCGGTGATGCCGGAAAGGGCCATCAAACAGCTGATCAGCAGGGTATATTTATTAATGTAACTTTGCATCTCTTTTAAAACTAAACGAAAACAAAATTATTATAATTAACCAGCAATATATGGGAGAAATTGCGAATTTCAGATAAAGGGAGGAATAACCGATGGCAGACATCCGCAAAGATCATCTGCCCGTATATCCTGACTGTTTTGTAATTTTTCACCGGAATTAAGTTATCCAGCAAAATGATTTTTATGAAACGCATCTTGGTTTTATTGGCAATGTTTGGGGTGGGGCACGCAGCTATAGCGCAACAGGGGTATCATGGATTGAACAGGAAAGTCAGGCTCGGGTTTACGATCAGTCCTATGATATCGATGCTGAAGCCTCAGGAGTCGGGCGTGAACCGCAACAGCTCCAAAGCTGGTCTGAACTTTGGCCTCATGGCAGATTTCAACCTGAATGAAAGCGGTAGCTATGCATTGGCATCGGGATTTCAGGTAGTATTGGGCGGCAGTAAACTAAAATATGATGCAGGTAAAGGATTGAATGATTATAAAGCCAATCCGGCAGAATATAATATGAAGCTCACCTATATTGAAATACCGCTGGCATTGAAGCTGAAAACCAATACAGAAGGAGAAATCAATTACTGGGGACAGTTTGGTACCTACATTAATTTCCCGGTGAGTGGCCGGGC
Coding sequences within:
- a CDS encoding DUF5777 family beta-barrel protein, whose protein sequence is MKRSFLLIYSIAMATYCQAQNDMSKLFDSTGTPRTYVKDTYKSTRIVMGQSTEMLRAHELDFRVTHRFGDAAGEFGGSKTFFGVDNAADIRIAFEYGITDNLMVGVSRSKGSGDLEQLYEGLVKYRLLQQSTDNSIPVSLAFFGNAVISGMTSAKEVTSASYFGSTTDRMSYVAQAIVSRKFGRRLSLTLLPTYIHRNRVAFNDMNNIFALGAAGRLKLSKRIGILAEYYYPFRSNASSDYAKSSRSTTYYQPLGIGLEIETGGHVFHVTFTNSTAILENQFISETTTSWLQGQFRWGFNISRRFTLFGKKDWKK
- a CDS encoding DUF4157 domain-containing protein produces the protein MEKIRCRIKERSWLAAIAARKMGVKQIAMVVGSTIHLHGSSRHIFMADTYWVRHEVCHIKQYREHGMIKFLWLYLTEYFRRGYYMNRFEVAARTAEADPYILDDIEIV
- the apaG gene encoding Co2+/Mg2+ efflux protein ApaG; this translates as MVKKVTEGITISVETFYQPDYSNPIGSEFMFAYRITIENNNTFPIKLLRRHWYIIDSNGTHREVEGEGVVGVQPLLAPGETYQYVSGSNLRTEIGKMYGTYQMENQLDKKLLEVKIPEFQMVVPFKLN
- the gldB gene encoding gliding motility lipoprotein GldB, producing the protein MQSYINKYTLLISCLMALSGITACHSGQKAPDVSHIPMTVNISRFDSALFTIDTNQIQPGLQRLHADYPVFLPLYVTDILNLGAYSDSSAAIHQQLRLFLTTADFRQLEKAVQQQYGDATALKEQLAQCFRYIKYYIPAFHPPKVVTFISGIANYGAITVDSILGIGLDMYMGENFPPYAQIPDYPDYMIHRFAPAYIATNCMQVLQQQLYPPARNSGGLLEIMIEAGKQQYFLDKVLPATPDTIKLGYTKEQLQWCHDNEQMIWQFFVQNNLLYSTDWQQINHFIGDGPSTQGMPEGAPGKIANFVGWQIIKKYMEAHPEVSLQQLMESKNLLDIFKASKYRPK
- a CDS encoding porin family protein, translated to MKRILVLLAMFGVGHAAIAQQGYHGLNRKVRLGFTISPMISMLKPQESGVNRNSSKAGLNFGLMADFNLNESGSYALASGFQVVLGGSKLKYDAGKGLNDYKANPAEYNMKLTYIEIPLALKLKTNTEGEINYWGQFGTYINFPVSGRAGITTLNETHDRVNILSDMNRVNVGLLLGAGIEYPLGETLRGLVGITYQNGFVDVTRNKKWNDGRINMNSLALRLGVYF